The Alphaproteobacteria bacterium genome contains a region encoding:
- the rhuM gene encoding RhuM family protein, which yields MNPVPEEPVQLFEDAETGDRFLIYGTNKGIRVELRYDGETLWMTQAQLASLYGVDRSVVTKHLANIYEDGELDEVATSAKIAQVRKEGSREVTRQVEHYNLDAIISVGYRVNSREGTLVRKWATEKLVQFATKGFVVDAERLKRPGNQDRVAELREIIRDIRADEANVYREIRSICAMCKDYDGKSDAWHEFYARVQAKLMWAVTSNTPSEVIMYRANADHPNMGLRTWRGDEVTKADSEVAKNYLVEHEIKELNRLTTILLDVFEDQLELGKISTMVEIESLLDSQLKQLNRTVLRHGGVVKTKKAKEHAQAQYKAFNEKRRLARHAQADAALAALKAQAKSLPKARKSRTTG from the coding sequence ATGAATCCTGTTCCAGAAGAACCCGTTCAGTTGTTCGAGGACGCCGAGACAGGAGACAGGTTTCTCATATACGGCACCAATAAAGGCATCCGCGTTGAGCTTAGGTACGACGGCGAGACCTTGTGGATGACTCAGGCACAACTCGCCAGTCTCTATGGAGTAGATCGCAGTGTAGTTACCAAACACTTAGCGAATATTTATGAAGATGGCGAATTAGACGAGGTAGCAACTAGTGCAAAGATTGCACAAGTTCGGAAAGAGGGAAGCAGAGAGGTCACGAGGCAAGTAGAACACTACAATTTGGATGCGATCATCAGTGTCGGTTACCGTGTAAATTCTAGGGAAGGAACTCTAGTTCGGAAATGGGCCACCGAAAAGCTTGTCCAATTCGCGACCAAGGGCTTCGTGGTAGACGCGGAGCGGCTGAAGCGGCCCGGCAACCAGGATCGAGTTGCAGAACTACGCGAGATCATTCGCGACATTCGCGCGGACGAAGCGAACGTCTACCGCGAGATTCGTTCGATCTGCGCGATGTGCAAGGACTACGATGGCAAGTCCGACGCGTGGCACGAGTTCTATGCGAGGGTTCAGGCCAAGCTGATGTGGGCCGTCACGTCCAATACGCCGTCCGAAGTCATCATGTATCGCGCCAACGCCGACCATCCGAACATGGGGCTTCGGACGTGGCGCGGCGACGAAGTGACGAAGGCCGATTCAGAGGTCGCGAAAAATTACTTGGTTGAGCACGAGATCAAGGAACTGAACCGCCTCACAACGATCCTCCTCGATGTGTTCGAGGATCAGCTTGAGCTTGGCAAAATCAGCACGATGGTGGAAATCGAGTCGTTGCTTGATAGCCAATTGAAGCAATTGAATCGCACGGTCTTGCGCCACGGCGGCGTGGTTAAGACCAAAAAGGCCAAAGAGCACGCGCAAGCGCAATACAAAGCTTTCAATGAGAAAAGGAGGCTAGCCCGGCATGCGCAGGCCGATGCCGCCCTAGCTGCATTGAAGGCTCAAGCAAAGTCGCTTCCGAAGGCACGGAAGTCTCGCACTACCGGGTGA
- a CDS encoding GNAT family N-acetyltransferase: protein MTRAAEALFQPLRPAGHQFGTLDTEQLAKRLVVFTPAGDEVDRLMMRARRDIEGLTTTDVIHRVMSFNPDAFWAIARRGRFDARSPAGEGFVAFLMLNDAGMQRLIEGTLNTKDPEPVYLAAQNERPAGIYIWACHARGLMVGGVPLAFEKIWTPLYRGADVYARAVTPAGDRFLGELGFRRGATYKGATAEHLHMYRRSSAPAEDGPLYDRYREGAEQHETSVTVARSVEDLMRAITIRSAVYISEQKCPYDEEFDGNDLSATHLLGYVGNEPVGCLRIRYFADFAKIERLAVRSEFRSLGLGSKLVHAAIELCQVKGYRRIYAHSQKRLLEFWSQFEFRPLEGGREFVFSDFDYVEVVLNMTRHPKAISLGMDPYIMIRPEGRWHVPGILERSAIRPVTRPSAERSAIRRTTRAGAEYSSSHPTRRSLAGDARTNLLSVQTG from the coding sequence ATGACACGCGCCGCTGAGGCTCTTTTCCAACCGCTCCGGCCCGCGGGCCACCAATTCGGAACTCTTGATACTGAGCAGTTGGCTAAACGGTTGGTCGTTTTCACACCTGCCGGCGACGAAGTGGACAGACTCATGATGCGGGCCCGCCGTGACATTGAAGGTCTTACGACTACCGATGTCATCCATCGCGTCATGTCGTTTAATCCCGATGCGTTTTGGGCGATCGCGCGCAGAGGCCGCTTTGATGCTCGATCTCCGGCTGGTGAGGGCTTCGTCGCCTTCCTTATGCTAAACGACGCGGGAATGCAGCGCCTGATAGAGGGTACTCTAAATACAAAGGATCCGGAACCAGTTTATCTCGCGGCGCAGAACGAAAGGCCGGCAGGCATCTATATTTGGGCCTGCCACGCACGCGGATTGATGGTTGGCGGCGTCCCGCTGGCGTTTGAAAAAATCTGGACGCCGCTTTATCGCGGCGCTGATGTGTACGCGCGCGCGGTGACACCCGCTGGTGATCGTTTTCTAGGGGAATTGGGATTCAGGCGAGGAGCAACCTACAAGGGCGCAACTGCTGAGCACTTGCACATGTACCGCCGATCCTCAGCGCCTGCCGAAGATGGCCCCCTGTATGACCGATACCGGGAGGGTGCTGAACAGCATGAGACGTCTGTGACGGTAGCTCGATCTGTCGAAGATTTAATGCGCGCCATCACGATCCGCAGTGCGGTTTACATTTCAGAGCAAAAGTGCCCTTACGATGAGGAGTTCGACGGCAACGACCTTTCAGCAACTCATTTGCTCGGCTATGTGGGGAATGAACCCGTCGGATGTCTGCGCATCCGGTACTTCGCGGATTTCGCAAAAATCGAACGACTCGCCGTGCGCAGTGAATTCCGAAGCTTGGGCCTAGGATCGAAGCTCGTGCACGCCGCGATCGAGTTGTGCCAAGTCAAAGGTTACCGACGAATCTACGCCCACTCGCAGAAGCGTCTGTTGGAATTTTGGTCACAATTCGAGTTTCGGCCCTTGGAAGGTGGTCGGGAATTCGTATTTTCTGATTTTGACTATGTCGAGGTCGTGCTCAACATGACACGCCATCCCAAGGCAATTTCCCTCGGGATGGACCCCTACATCATGATCCGCCCCGAAGGCCGCTGGCATGTCCCCGGGATCCTAGAGCGCTCCGCAATCCGACCCGTGACCCGACCCTCTGCTGAACGGTCCGCGATCCGCCGAACAACACGGGCGGGTGCTGAATATTCATCCAGCCATCCTACGAGGCGCTCCCTAGCCGGCGACGCAAGGACGAATCTCCTAAGCGTCCAAACGGGGTGA
- a CDS encoding Tim44/TimA family putative adaptor protein, translating into MFDIYTIIFLALAVFIFLRLRSVLGQRTGRERPPYDPYSAREAARTSSNDNVVSMPPRAAEATPPPAAETEPADRWKGIAEQGSPAAIGLDAVLAQDSTFDPRHFLTGARAAYEMIVTAYAQGDRRALKNLLSKEVYDGFEQAIKDREARGEKAETRFVSIDKADITGADVKGRTAQVTVRFVSQLVSVTRDKDGNVIDGSPDKVTDVTDVWTFARDLSSRDPNWKLVATEAGQ; encoded by the coding sequence TTGTTCGACATCTACACCATCATCTTTCTGGCGCTCGCAGTGTTCATTTTCCTGCGATTGCGCAGCGTGCTCGGCCAGCGCACCGGCCGCGAACGGCCGCCTTACGATCCCTATTCGGCGCGCGAGGCTGCACGCACCTCGAGCAACGACAATGTCGTCTCGATGCCGCCGCGCGCCGCCGAAGCCACGCCGCCGCCGGCCGCCGAGACGGAACCCGCCGATCGGTGGAAGGGCATCGCCGAACAGGGCTCGCCCGCAGCGATCGGTCTCGATGCGGTGCTGGCCCAGGACTCGACCTTCGATCCCCGCCACTTCCTCACCGGCGCACGCGCCGCGTACGAGATGATCGTCACCGCCTACGCGCAGGGCGACCGGCGCGCGCTTAAGAATTTGCTATCCAAAGAGGTCTATGACGGCTTCGAGCAGGCCATCAAGGATCGCGAGGCGCGCGGCGAGAAGGCCGAGACGCGGTTCGTGTCGATCGACAAGGCGGATATCACGGGTGCGGACGTCAAGGGCCGCACCGCGCAGGTGACCGTGCGCTTCGTCTCGCAGCTCGTCTCGGTGACGCGCGACAAGGACGGCAATGTGATCGATGGCAGTCCCGACAAGGTCACCGATGTCACCGATGTGTGGACCTTCGCGCGCGATCTTTCCTCGCGCGATCCCAACTGGAAGCTGGTCGCCACCGAAGCCGGGCAGTAA
- a CDS encoding VTT domain-containing protein codes for MLRRALRIVAFPLAVLAVFGLLYAIWVALDLPPEATMAQIAKAYLDRYGAGIVLISAYLEGLLLIGWYFPGNLVIVLALIFAAPQPSRFSLIAAIAGAGLLSAHVTNFFAGKFGWYRLLLAFGLREPLETAQRRLTKYGLSAIFTTYWQANLASCISTAAGILQFPAARFLAYSLAAQALWTTFWASIIFFLGSAALSLVGFRMILLLIMLWIAGRLIYRWKFEKTVAE; via the coding sequence ATGCTGCGCCGCGCGCTCAGGATCGTCGCGTTTCCGCTCGCCGTGCTTGCGGTGTTCGGCCTGCTCTACGCGATCTGGGTCGCGCTCGATCTGCCGCCCGAAGCGACCATGGCGCAGATCGCGAAGGCCTACCTCGACCGCTACGGGGCGGGAATCGTCCTCATCAGCGCCTACCTCGAAGGCTTGCTGCTGATCGGATGGTATTTTCCCGGCAATCTCGTCATCGTGCTGGCGCTGATCTTCGCGGCGCCGCAGCCATCGCGTTTCTCGCTCATCGCGGCGATTGCGGGCGCTGGCCTGCTCAGCGCCCACGTGACGAATTTCTTCGCCGGCAAATTCGGCTGGTATCGCCTGCTGCTTGCGTTCGGGCTGCGCGAGCCGCTCGAGACTGCGCAGCGACGCCTGACCAAATACGGTCTCTCGGCGATCTTCACCACTTACTGGCAGGCAAACCTTGCGTCGTGCATTTCCACGGCCGCCGGCATCCTGCAGTTTCCCGCAGCGCGCTTTCTCGCCTATTCGCTGGCCGCCCAGGCGCTCTGGACCACGTTCTGGGCCAGCATCATCTTCTTCCTCGGCAGCGCTGCGCTCTCGCTCGTCGGCTTCCGGATGATCCTGCTGCTGATCATGCTGTGGATCGCGGGGCGGCTGATCTACCGCTGGAAGTTCGAGAAGACGGTTGCCGAGTAG
- a CDS encoding Smr/MutS family protein — translation MSKSRSLSDDERALWDAVTRAIAPLRKRRRKNEDPAVSIAAPPSKPARPTKIAPVAASKTQVPPLVPLGRRMRSKLARGSEPIEDRIDLHGMTQADAHAALAHFLRRAQHRGARLVLVITGKGARADDAFSERGVLKRQVPHWLEGAALRPMVVGFESAGPGHGGAGALYVRLRRG, via the coding sequence ATGAGCAAAAGCCGTTCGCTTTCGGACGATGAGCGCGCGCTCTGGGACGCGGTGACGCGCGCGATCGCGCCGCTGCGCAAGCGCAGACGGAAGAACGAAGACCCGGCCGTTTCGATCGCTGCGCCGCCATCGAAGCCGGCGCGCCCCACGAAAATAGCTCCGGTTGCCGCGTCGAAGACGCAAGTGCCGCCCCTGGTGCCGCTCGGACGGCGCATGCGTTCAAAGCTCGCGCGCGGCTCCGAGCCGATCGAGGATCGCATCGATCTTCACGGCATGACTCAGGCCGATGCGCACGCGGCACTCGCGCACTTCCTGCGCCGCGCGCAACATCGCGGCGCACGGCTCGTGCTGGTGATCACCGGCAAGGGCGCGCGGGCAGACGATGCGTTTTCGGAACGCGGGGTCCTGAAGCGGCAGGTTCCGCATTGGCTCGAAGGCGCCGCGCTACGACCGATGGTCGTCGGCTTTGAGAGCGCCGGCCCCGGCCATGGCGGCGCGGGCGCGCTTTATGTGCGCTTGCGGCGGGGGTGA
- a CDS encoding MltA domain-containing protein — protein sequence MLVADQDADARRMRGPKSRHAVAPLSEFTGKPNPPGPIRFPDTRFEPTAWSAIDGWLTDDHAAAFTTFSASCRALIGSAKTARDTRPVFAPLLDICRKARASGAQDDAAARKFFEENFVGLRVSKLDDPNGFLTGYYEPVVDGSRVPTDDFKVALYGRPRDLVHMGRKRKSDNFPNTGRVVRRIARGKYVPYFDRAQIEDGALATRNLEIAYLKDANDLLFIQIQGSARIRLTDGSLLRVNYDSHNGHPYTPVGRILIERGIIKREDMSMDAIRKWMAENPDGGKELRRQNKSYVFFRTTGSPEHEEARGAQGVPLTATRSIAVDKALHVYGTPFFIAADLPIATEASATKFRKLMVAQDTGSAIVGPARADIYFGSGVEAGRIAGRIKNPAQFVMLMPRALDPSEAGKAMPLPEPRPAKAPKGEPATAEMPAALPLSGDIPLPRPRPKS from the coding sequence GTGCTGGTCGCCGATCAGGACGCCGACGCGCGCCGGATGCGCGGGCCGAAATCGCGGCATGCGGTCGCGCCGCTTTCCGAATTCACCGGCAAGCCGAATCCGCCAGGACCGATACGCTTTCCTGACACGCGCTTCGAGCCGACGGCCTGGAGTGCGATCGACGGATGGTTGACCGACGACCACGCCGCGGCGTTCACAACCTTCTCGGCAAGCTGCCGCGCGCTGATTGGAAGCGCGAAGACCGCGCGCGACACGCGCCCGGTCTTTGCGCCCCTGCTCGATATCTGCCGCAAGGCGCGTGCGAGCGGCGCGCAGGACGATGCGGCTGCGCGAAAATTCTTCGAGGAGAATTTCGTCGGCCTTCGCGTCTCGAAGCTCGACGACCCGAACGGCTTTCTGACCGGCTATTACGAACCCGTGGTGGACGGCTCGCGCGTTCCGACCGACGACTTCAAGGTGGCGCTCTATGGCCGGCCGCGCGATCTCGTGCACATGGGGCGCAAGCGCAAGAGCGACAATTTTCCGAACACCGGCCGGGTGGTGCGCCGCATCGCGCGTGGCAAGTACGTGCCGTATTTCGACCGCGCGCAGATCGAGGACGGCGCGCTCGCGACGCGCAACTTGGAGATCGCCTATCTGAAGGATGCGAACGACCTGCTGTTCATTCAGATCCAGGGCTCGGCGCGCATCCGCCTCACCGACGGCTCGCTCCTGCGCGTCAACTACGACTCGCACAACGGCCATCCCTACACGCCGGTCGGCCGTATCCTGATCGAGCGCGGCATCATCAAGCGCGAAGACATGTCGATGGACGCGATCCGCAAATGGATGGCGGAGAATCCGGACGGCGGAAAGGAGCTGCGGCGGCAGAACAAGTCCTATGTGTTCTTCCGCACCACGGGCTCTCCGGAGCACGAGGAAGCGCGCGGCGCGCAAGGCGTGCCGCTCACCGCCACGCGCTCGATCGCGGTCGACAAGGCACTGCATGTCTACGGCACGCCGTTCTTTATCGCGGCGGATCTTCCGATCGCCACCGAAGCGTCGGCGACGAAATTCCGCAAGCTGATGGTCGCGCAAGACACGGGCTCGGCGATCGTCGGGCCAGCACGCGCCGACATCTATTTCGGCTCGGGGGTCGAGGCCGGACGCATTGCGGGCCGCATCAAAAATCCCGCGCAGTTCGTAATGCTGATGCCGCGCGCGCTCGATCCCTCTGAAGCCGGCAAGGCGATGCCGCTTCCCGAGCCGCGGCCCGCCAAGGCGCCGAAGGGTGAACCGGCCACCGCCGAGATGCCGGCAGCACTGCCGCTCTCCGGCGACATCCCGCTGCCGCGTCCCCGCCCGAAGTCATGA
- a CDS encoding FxsA family protein, with protein MKWAIFGLLMLPFVEIAIFIAVALKLGILAALALTILTSFAGMAVIRNAGSSDLQRVRSAFGERTIRRVELDGHGFLTVLGGFLLVVPGFLTDILGALLLLRPTQRAIGAALRRAVGRMDGGSGRPDVVDLPPGEWRRVPEERIPHQPSPRKD; from the coding sequence GTGAAATGGGCGATTTTCGGGCTGCTGATGCTGCCCTTCGTGGAAATCGCCATCTTCATCGCGGTGGCGCTCAAGCTCGGCATCCTCGCCGCGCTGGCGCTGACCATTCTGACGTCGTTTGCCGGCATGGCGGTCATTCGCAACGCCGGATCGAGCGATCTGCAGCGGGTGCGAAGCGCCTTCGGGGAGCGCACCATCCGCCGGGTCGAGCTCGACGGGCACGGCTTCCTGACCGTGCTTGGCGGGTTCCTGCTGGTGGTTCCCGGCTTCCTCACCGACATTCTCGGCGCGCTGCTGCTGCTGCGGCCGACGCAGAGGGCGATCGGCGCGGCATTGCGCCGCGCTGTCGGGCGCATGGACGGCGGGAGCGGCCGGCCAGACGTCGTCGATCTCCCGCCCGGAGAGTGGCGGCGCGTTCCGGAGGAACGCATCCCGCACCAGCCATCGCCGCGCAAAGATTAA
- a CDS encoding isochorismatase family protein, which yields MSSIIDLRAYVNPSVVQTLVLVDLQQEYTASPRVLALENTKGALANCRAALAHARAMGLPVAYVRWIDRAPLFNKATRFSRWIEGFEPHGVDMIFERNRPSCYASADFAEVIGSGGGSFVLAGFAGEAACLATAVDAFHRGHNVTYLTDASASHALDEIGASEVHRVVSGIAGLYGDVITTRSWIARTSRRSNWKGLGDGTEQGRTA from the coding sequence ATGAGTTCCATCATCGACCTGCGTGCCTACGTGAACCCGTCGGTGGTCCAGACGCTGGTGCTGGTCGACCTGCAGCAGGAATACACCGCAAGCCCGCGGGTTCTTGCCCTGGAGAACACCAAGGGCGCGCTTGCGAACTGCCGCGCGGCGCTGGCGCACGCGCGCGCCATGGGGCTGCCGGTCGCCTACGTGCGCTGGATCGACCGCGCGCCGCTGTTCAACAAGGCGACGCGCTTCTCGCGCTGGATCGAGGGTTTCGAGCCGCATGGCGTGGACATGATCTTCGAGCGCAACCGGCCGTCCTGCTACGCGAGCGCGGACTTCGCCGAGGTGATCGGCTCGGGCGGCGGCAGCTTCGTGCTCGCCGGCTTTGCCGGCGAGGCCGCCTGCCTCGCGACTGCGGTCGACGCGTTCCACCGCGGCCACAATGTGACCTACCTCACAGACGCGTCGGCAAGCCACGCGCTAGACGAGATCGGGGCAAGCGAGGTTCACCGCGTGGTTTCCGGCATCGCCGGCCTCTACGGCGACGTGATCACGACCCGGTCATGGATCGCGCGTACCTCACGCAGGAGTAACTGGAAGGGGCTGGGTGATGGAACAGAACAGGGACGGACAGCTTGA
- a CDS encoding helix-turn-helix transcriptional regulator — protein MTPEQCRAGRAWLGWPQERLAKDASVGVSTVRDFEAGRREPTRNNLAAMKAALEAGGISFVEDEKQLGVVAPR, from the coding sequence ATGACTCCGGAACAGTGTCGCGCTGGCCGAGCTTGGCTTGGATGGCCTCAAGAGCGCCTAGCGAAGGATGCGAGCGTCGGCGTCTCGACGGTGCGGGACTTTGAAGCCGGGCGGCGGGAGCCGACGCGGAATAATCTAGCGGCAATGAAAGCTGCGCTGGAGGCTGGCGGTATTTCATTTGTCGAAGACGAAAAGCAGCTAGGTGTTGTCGCGCCGCGATAG
- a CDS encoding IS1595 family transposase, with the protein MRSTENVGLMSQHFLLSKAARSLNLAKVARMSDAEAVTAFKNIRWAATGGEPVCPRCDCGAVYSYATRRLWKCKACSHQFSVTSNTIFANRKLPVRDILLAIAIFVNGAKGHAALQLSRDLDCQYKTAYVLSMKIREALASESNGAKLAGEVEIDGGYFGGYVKPSNKRENRRDRRLAENQTGKRRVVVVMRERNGRSLPFVFKAEGQSIQTIAKHVAPGSIVHADEAVHWDVLHALYLTKRINHQESYSDGEACTNMAESFFSRMRRAEIGIHHHIAGPYLAAYSSEMAWRENNRRVSNGEQFLMATSAALQHPVSRQWKGYWQRGVATR; encoded by the coding sequence ATGAGGTCAACGGAAAACGTTGGCCTTATGTCGCAACACTTCCTCCTCTCGAAAGCGGCCCGTTCGCTGAATTTGGCGAAGGTGGCCCGCATGTCGGACGCGGAAGCGGTGACGGCCTTCAAGAACATCCGTTGGGCCGCGACTGGTGGCGAGCCGGTTTGCCCGCGCTGCGACTGCGGCGCGGTCTACAGCTACGCCACGCGCCGGCTTTGGAAGTGCAAGGCGTGCTCGCACCAGTTCAGCGTCACGTCCAATACGATCTTCGCCAATCGCAAACTCCCGGTTCGCGACATCCTGCTTGCCATCGCGATTTTCGTGAACGGCGCGAAGGGTCACGCCGCGCTCCAACTCTCTCGCGATCTCGATTGCCAGTATAAGACGGCCTACGTCCTCAGCATGAAAATCCGCGAAGCGCTCGCGTCCGAAAGCAACGGCGCAAAGCTCGCAGGCGAGGTCGAAATCGACGGCGGCTATTTCGGCGGTTACGTGAAGCCTTCCAACAAACGCGAGAACCGCCGCGACCGTCGCCTTGCCGAGAACCAAACCGGCAAGCGCCGCGTCGTGGTTGTCATGCGTGAGCGCAACGGCCGTTCGCTTCCCTTCGTGTTCAAGGCGGAAGGTCAGTCAATCCAGACTATCGCAAAGCACGTTGCGCCCGGCTCAATCGTTCATGCGGACGAAGCGGTGCATTGGGACGTGCTGCACGCGCTGTACCTCACGAAGCGTATCAATCACCAAGAGAGCTATTCGGACGGCGAAGCCTGCACCAACATGGCCGAAAGCTTTTTCTCGCGTATGCGTCGGGCCGAGATCGGCATTCATCACCACATCGCTGGCCCCTATCTCGCAGCCTATTCGTCCGAAATGGCGTGGCGCGAGAACAATCGGCGCGTCAGCAATGGCGAGCAATTCTTGATGGCGACCAGCGCGGCTCTACAGCATCCGGTTTCGCGGCAGTGGAAAGGTTACTGGCAGCGGGGCGTGGCGACACGTTGA
- the secB gene encoding protein-export chaperone SecB, with product MTNGGPPAEGAANQQQPSLNVLAQYVKDLSFENPNAPRSLTQQPGQQQQPPKINIQINVNAKPLADNDFEVELKIEGRAELPTSFLFGFDLLYAGIFRIQNVPQENTHALIMIECPRLLFPFARAIIADAVRNGGFPPLMIDPVDFVSLYRQRMAEQQPPAMPPTT from the coding sequence ATGACGAATGGCGGCCCGCCGGCCGAAGGCGCGGCAAACCAGCAGCAGCCGTCGCTGAATGTGCTCGCGCAATACGTGAAGGATCTCTCGTTCGAGAACCCGAACGCGCCGCGCTCGCTCACCCAGCAGCCCGGGCAGCAGCAGCAACCGCCGAAGATCAATATCCAGATCAACGTCAACGCCAAGCCGCTGGCGGACAATGACTTCGAGGTCGAGCTGAAGATCGAGGGCCGCGCCGAACTGCCGACCTCGTTTCTGTTCGGCTTCGATTTGCTCTACGCGGGGATCTTCCGCATCCAGAATGTGCCGCAGGAGAACACCCACGCGCTTATCATGATCGAGTGCCCGCGCCTGTTGTTTCCGTTCGCGCGCGCGATCATCGCCGATGCGGTGCGCAATGGCGGCTTCCCGCCGCTGATGATCGATCCGGTCGATTTCGTCTCGCTCTACCGCCAGCGCATGGCCGAGCAACAGCCGCCGGCGATGCCGCCCACCACCTAG